GTCACTTTACTCCATACTTGCATCTAGCCAACAAGTTAGCTGAGAAAGGTCACAGGGTTACTTTCTTGCTGCCTGCGAAAGCTAAAAAACAATTAGAACCTCTTAACCTGTTCCCAGACAGCATCGTCTTACATCCTATTACCATTCCTCATGTTGATGGTCTTCCTGCTGGCGCCGAGACCCCCTCGGACATCCCCATCACGTTGTGGAAGTTCTTGATCGTAGCCATAGATCGTACACGCGATCAAGTCGAAGTCGCGGTTCGTGCTTCGAGACCGGACCTGATCTTGTTCGATTATGCTTACTGGGTTCCAGAAGTGGCTAAAGAGAATGGAGTAAAGAGTATGATGTACAACGTGATATCAGCAACATGTATAGCTCATGACCTTGTCCCTGGTGGTGGATTCGGAGTTCCTCCACCTGGTTATCCTTCATCTAAGTTGTTGTTCCGCGCACATGATGCTCACGCCATGTCGTCATTCTCTGTTTACTACAAGAGGTTTTACGATCGGTTTACCACAAGTCTCACGAATTGTGATTTCATTTCGGTTAGGACGTGTGAAGAAATTGAAGGTAAGTTTTGCGACTATATAGGGAGTCAGTACAAGAAGAATGTTTTCTTGACGGGTCCAATGCTTCCTGAGCTAGACAGAAGCCAACCACTTGATAAAAAATGGAATCATTGGCTGAGAGGTTTTGAACCAGGATCTGTAGTGTATTGTGCACTTGGCAGCCAAATCACTCTGGAGAAAGACCAATTCCAAGAGCTATGTTTAGGAATGGAGCTCACTGGTTTGCCGTTTTTTGTAGCGTTAACGCCACCAAGAGGTGCAAAGACTATTCAAGAAGCCTTACCTGAAGGATTCGAGGAGAGGGTAAAAGGTCGTGGAGTAGTTTGGGGAGAATGGGTGCAGCAACCGTTGATATTGGCTCATCCATCAGTAGGCTGCTTTGTGAGCCATTGTGGATTCGGTTCGATGTGGGAGTCTCTAATGAGTGATTGCCAGATAGTCTTGATTCCATATTTGGCTGATCAAGTTCTCAACACGAGATTGTTGACTGATGAACTCGAGGTTGCGGTTGAAGTGCAAAGAGAAGAAACAGGATGGTTCTCCAAGGAGAATTTGAGTGTTGCGGTCAACTCTGTGATGGACAAAGATAGTGAGATTGGGAGTCAGGTGAGGAAGAACCACTCCAAGTTGAAAGAGCTTGTGGTTAGTCCTGGATTATTAACCGGTTACACTGATAAATTTGTTGAGACTTTGGAGAACCTACTCGAGGTACAAAACTTCAATGAGTTACTTTAGCGTGAGAAGAAGTACGTAGCAGTTGTTTCAAATAATGCAATAATATTCTTAAACCATGCAACGGAGCGGTTGTCTTTGCTCATTTTTGGTTTTTATAAAATTTATTTACTCATTTGTGGTATGCTTTTTCCATTACTTTTATAAGAACATTAAACAAATTTCCGTAACAAAAAGAGTTGACTTTGAAAGTACATTAAAAATTAAACAAAATTATAAGCCGCAAGTTAAATACATTTCTAGCTTTATGATTTTTTTTTCTTGAGAAATATTTATAGCGTTATGTTCTTTTTTTACACCGTTATGTTCTTTTTTACACCGTTATAGCGTTACCATCATGTCAGTGCTTAAAGGTATATTATCTTTAATTATTGATTACATCAAGTGTTTTTTTTCCTTAATTCAGAGTTGATCTTATTAAAAAATAGAATTTAAGTTTTTTTTATTTATTTTCGAGATATAACATACTAAATTTCAGTTATGAATTGATAAAAAACCAATATGATTCAAAAGGATGAATCGATAGAACCAAACATACAAATTACATAAACACCTGAAAGCCTGCATCAAAGTTGTTTCCATGGCCTTTGGTGTTTTTTTACCTTATTGAGCTGCGTAAGATCTGCAAAACAAAACTCCCTTCATGATGATATTTATAAATAAACATGCTCCCATGTCTACGTCTAACTATTATTGTGTACGTATGTTATCGTTCGGGACGTTTAATCATGGTTGCTGCCAATCATCTGCCTAAGTGCTTGTCATCAACATATTGTGTTTTTGTGTATTTATTTGTTTGGAACAAAGCTATGTAAACTAGAAAACAATCCTCCATTAATATATATGTTATTTGAGACTGATATGTGGCAAAAATGCTTAAGCCTTTAGGCATATAAGATTGTTCTATCTTTACCCATTTTACAAACTTTGAAGTAGACTCGTGTTCACCGAACATATATAACCCTTTTTACCGAAGTATACGGACGGAGTGTATGACGTACTAATTTTAAAATTTTCTTTAACAAATGCTATAAATATATATAAGTGCCCCCTACTCAAACAAATCAATCACAACATATTAAAATATCAATCCATATAGTCACTACAAGAAAACAGGGGGATTCTGATGGCCGAA
The DNA window shown above is from Brassica oleracea var. oleracea cultivar TO1000 chromosome C3, BOL, whole genome shotgun sequence and carries:
- the LOC106329793 gene encoding UDP-glycosyltransferase 79B10-like, which produces MGQKLHALMFPWFAFGHFTPYLHLANKLAEKGHRVTFLLPAKAKKQLEPLNLFPDSIVLHPITIPHVDGLPAGAETPSDIPITLWKFLIVAIDRTRDQVEVAVRASRPDLILFDYAYWVPEVAKENGVKSMMYNVISATCIAHDLVPGGGFGVPPPGYPSSKLLFRAHDAHAMSSFSVYYKRFYDRFTTSLTNCDFISVRTCEEIEDRSQPLDKKWNHWLRGFEPGSVVYCALGSQITLEKDQFQELCLGMELTGLPFFVALTPPRGAKTIQEALPEGFEERVKGRGVVWGEWVQQPLILAHPSVGCFVSHCGFGSMWESLMSDCQIVLIPYLADQVLNTRLLTDELEVAVEVQREETGWFSKENLSVAVNSVMDKDSEIGSQVRKNHSKLKELVVSPGLLTGYTDKFVETLENLLEVQNFNELL